TGAAGTTCTATACTAATTGCGCTGTTGTCCAAAACAAGGAACAAAAAGGGTTAGAGTAGACTCCCCACATTCTTTGCTATTCATATTCCCCAAACAAAAAACACTTGTACGTGCTTTGCTATTTCTCGTCATTATTGTTTTTCTGATAACCGAGGGGCTTGGGCGTGGAGACCAACTTCTTGGCCCATAGAACATCTACAAGAAGCCCATGAACCGACTAAGCACGCACCTTTGGTTTATTCAAACGATCCTCATCTAGAGCAGTCTATACCCAATTAATAAGATTGAAACTAGAGTTGAAAATCCATCAATACACCCGATAAGCGCTCCCATCCCAAGGGattactttttctcttttgtcacTGATTCAAACTGCCAATTGAGAGTCGTAGCTTCCATGTCCAAGGATCCCAACGCCTAACGTGTGCTGCTATTGTCTTTGAATTGTTCCCTCCTCAATCTAGAACTTTGATCCTACCACACGACCATAACTCCTTAGTTAATGTACCTCGAGCATAGTACTAGCTATGcctctatttttcttcttctatattttcttttgataggCTCGAATTCTTTCACTAAAAGTTAACGACAGGACACAAAAATAAAGGGAGGCCAGCTCGTTGCTTCTTCATTGGATTGGGGGGAACATCTGGGACTGGGATCAATTCTTCAATAGAATTCGCAGTCCACAGGTCGggaatagaagaaagaaaagggacaaaGATATTAAAAATGCGTTTATATTGTCTGAgagtggagatggagatggaggaggaggcAAAATGGTCCTCTTGAGGTTGATTAGTTAGTACTGTTAGAAAGAATATCATCATTCCTGGAGGAGCATGAAATTATGGTAAAGAGGGGAGGGCCACTCTTTGCCGTGAGACGCGACATGTATCAGGATGTATAAGGTGCATGTGATCCCAATGCCTCCATTCCCTCAATCACATGAATTGCACGTGAGACCCACTGTCATCAAGGGCTCAAATTCATTGGAGTCGCATGCACCCGGatcatttatgaatttttccatGAATTAGAGGGGCCCCTGCTTTTGCTTTTCCCAAAGAATTATTTAGTAAAACTCGGTGCTTCATCATGAAGCTTAAATTTTTGGTATGCCATGCACCATACAAGGAATCATTCTACTGTGTCATAATGAAAATGGAGGAGAGTTGTCACATCCCTTTCATTCTCTGTGTGGGTCTATTGCTTTTCTGCTTTTCATGATGTGCTAAAGGCTGGTCGAGTGAGGCGATGCTAGAAAGTCATCCCCTTTTCACTGCCCCAGCTTAGGCTGTACTGCTCTGTTTCTTCTCTTaatcctcttctcttctcagcAGGTCACGCTTCCAGCAATCCTTTGTCGAGATGGGTAACTACAGGTTCAGATTGTCAGATATGATGCCAAATGCTTGGTTCTACAAGCTTAAGGATATGAGCAGCCGCGGCAGAAGATGTCATTCCTCCCTGAAGAAGCACCGCCCGAATGTGGCCGTCGCGCCCTCTTCCTCTTATTCGCCTCGCACTTCTTCGTCTTCCGCTCACAAGTCCCGCAGAAAAACCATCTATAGGCCTTCTCCCACTCCTGTGTGGACACTACCCACTCACATTCCCGCCCGTTCTCCAtatgatgacgacgacgataTCGACGCTTCCCCCGAACCTGACTACCTCTACCGGCGTCTTCAGCATCATCGTCGCCCATCTCACTCGTCCTCTGAATCCGATAGTGATGGAGATGCCTTAGCCTCTTTCGATTGTAAACTCACTTCTTCCACCACGGACATTATAATCGACATTAACCAAGATCAAAGCACATCTACCAATACAACTCCACGGCCCATCCTGCCGGTTCCCCCCATCCTCACAAAAGCATCTTTTACGAGACCTAGACCGAGACCGAGACCGAGATCAAGAGCTTCATCAACTTCAAGTTCCCAGGAACAGACACGAAAGACCAGTCCTGCCAGAACGAGGAAGCCCGGTATCAAGGTTCGAGGCAACTCTCCTAGGATTCAAGTAGCTCAGGCCCAGGCCAGAAAGAGCATATCCTCTGTAAAATTCAGCAATAAGAATCTGGCGGACAGCTTTGCGGTAGTGAAGTCGTCAGTGGATCCGCAGAAAGACTTCTGGGAATCGATGGTGGAGATGATTGTGGAAAATGACATCAGTGCTTCCAAGGATTTGGAAGATCTGCTCGCCTGTTATCTCTCCCTCAATCCTCCCTACTATCACCCTCACATTGTCGAGGCTTTCGAGCGAATCTGGTTTCATATGTCTCTAACTTAAGCTTGTAGCTTATTCATGTAAAACTCTACTTGATAATAAAATCTTGTCAGCTTTCACCTTCTTCGCCACCTCAGGAATGGTTATGTCCTGGTCAAActtgttcttctcttttgcCTTTGTGGGTCTAGAAAGAATATCTCTTATCAAATTAGTTGGAGGAAGCAATCCCTCAATGGCATTAAAGTGACCTGACTCCGAGAACTCCCTAGGATCAATCTCTTTTTAGCTTAATGTTCGTATGAAAAGGAAACAATGCCCTAGCTGGATGACCAGCGGTCACCAATGCCTGACCATTCCACCAATTTCCTCGTGTTAGCGTTGCTAGAAAAACCATTAATCGGTTCCTCCCCTGATAAATGCGTGAAACCAGAGGTGCTCGTGATATCAAAGTATGTGGGTGCATTACACACCGGGGGATGAAGCATGCCAAACCGGACTATATGCACTTTTGACCTTCTCTCACAACAGACGGTTTTATGGCGATCGTGGCATGGAATAGAAAAGTCCTGCAATAGATTGATTGATGACCCATATTCACTCAAcggaaaaaattttcaaaaaatctcaaaccaattGCACttgaccaattcaatcttaaacctttcgattttgctaattgaattctaaaccttttgatacgttgtcaattgagtcaatcggCCAATTTTAGTCGGAATCGTTGATATAAACGCCAAACATCCTACGTGGCCCAACGGACATTAACGtggacaatatatatatatatatatatatatatatatatatttgacaaatttctagcttttttaatttctttcccctttttttttcctttttttctctatcAAGCCCAGCGAGGGTCCTTGGCCAACCTTCACCAACAATTGAGCGAGGGCCTTTCGATTCTTGTTGTCCACTGAGCAAGGGCCGAAACCCTCGTTAgacttgatagaaaaaaaaaagtgaaaaaaaaggtaaaagaaagaaagacaaagaaaaatgataaaaaaaaattatccacgttaacgCCGACTGCCCTACATGACACCACCAGCATCCAAGTCAGCAATTTCcgattaaaattaattaaatagactcaattggcaaagtgtcaaaaggtttaaaatttgattggttaaagtgtaataaatttaggatttttggacaATGTTCCCCACTCAAACAGCTATCCATACAAAATCGATGTATTTGTCAATAAGAAATTCTTCTGTCGGTAGGCTTATGACAAGAAACCCAAATCTTCTGCCTACCCACATTTTCCTCGTCTGACCAACGAGAGCACATTTTTCCCTGTTTGAACAACGACTTAGACCAATACAGGGCAGAACGCTCACTCTGGGGAGAACGAGAAGTAACTTGATTCTCACACTGTAGACTTCTGGCTATCTCATATGTAGCAAGGACATTAAATTCAACCAGCATTAGTCAAGTGCCTGACAATAGCGTTTCTCCGTCAAGAAATGCCTGTCCATGAGTACTTGAAATATTTCACGGCTTTATCATGCAGATTGAAAGACCAAACAAGAACACAAACTTAACTGAACGATTCTCCACATTCTCCTACGACTAGAGCGATGGAATCTATCAAACTTTTCCATTGCAACTCAACTTAAGTTTCAGGGTTTTCAAGCTATTCGGTTTTATTCGATTTGTCTTGCTTTGAACACTCGCTACATGCACATTCCCCAACTGAAAAGGAACATGAGAACAATAACTCGGGGTAAAAGAAAGGCCTCAAAGAGGGCTATGTTTGCTTTAGCATGCAGAAAGCTAAACGCATTAAAGAAACACCCAATATCCTTTTTGGTGTTCAAGGTCAACATTTCTCCAAACATcagcaaagaaaagaatgagCAAGTTTGCTGTATAAACTACATCTCTCTTAACTCCAAAATCTAACTTCACATAGAGCATCTTAATCTTGATCTCAGGAATCCAGCAAGGCCTTTTGGTAAAGCAGTATCTTTGAGACACTACCAATTCACCGAAGCTGCTGCTTCCTAAAATGCCTAATTGGATGTGAATGACTTCATGCATGTAGGTCCTTGTTTGAGTTCCACACGGGGCCTTTTGTAACAACACCATCATTTAAGATTGCACTTCCATTCTCCACACCAATTAGCGGATCAGTTTCACTTTCCTTTGGCTGCCATCATGGAGAAAAGAGCATAGGCTCCCATTAGAAGTTTATGAAAATGTAATATAGAAGACGAAAGCAAAGAGACAATTAATAGGGAAAGAAAACGGTAGCTTTCCACCACTGTAGAATTCAAGGGATTATTTGAGAAGCTAATGACAGAATGATATCATCTAAAGCAATAAAATGCCAACAAATGAATGTACCTGGGTCAGCTGAGCGGATGCCTCATTAGCCTTTTGCTGGGTCTCAACTGTGCAGTAGTAAGAATAAAGTACCATCCCTACTACGGCaatcaaaatacccaaaatgtTGCGCCAACTAAAAGGGTCATGAAGCAGAACATAGCCGAAAGCCAAAACCAGACAAGTCTTCAGATGTCCAAGGACTTGATACGTTACAGGAGATGTTTTTCCGATCACCAAAAATGTGCTAAAATTTACAGAAACAGATATCAAGCAGGAGAGAACAATGAAGAACTGCAATGAAGACGGTATATTTAGTCAGTTACAACCATTTATGAGAATAAACCTCAGCAAAGGAGGAGGGGAAGGCAGTCGACTCTCACCAGCACTTGAGGGGTATACTTGAAAGCGAAAACGTTTTTATTCGTCAGCATGCCATCTAAAAAAGGACCCGCGACAAACAACGTAATTGCCTGATAAGGGCAAGACTGATACAGAAGTTGGGTTGAAGAAACTTTGAACTTCTTCTGGATTGTATTAGTCATCTAAGAATCATGATTAAGGTCCCAAACAAAGTAGAATAGTGATGGAAACCAGGCCAATAAAAGCGTTCTGGGAGTCCATATAGTCAACTAAGCAAAGTGATGAATGCCATGAGAGACAATATACTTGTGATGAGAACACTGAGGATACAATCTGCGCAACACAGGTCGTAAGCACTGCGAGCAGTGACAAGATGGAGCCCAATGCATTGAGCTGTAAATCCGTTACTGTTGCAATTCCAACACCAATGAGAAGAATTACAAGTGAAAATTGGATGCTCCGACTGCAACAACAATTAACAAGCATGAGTGAACTTATCATGTAAGATGCAGCGGAAGAAACCAGAGTAGATAAATTATATGATATACACAAACTGAAGGTAAGTTAACCAAAAGGCACATTTCATgaagcatttcttttctttctcttttttcttgctttcatttttggtttgggaaagaagagaggggggtggggtgggggtgggggtggtgtgggtggtggtggtggaggacgAGTGGTGGTCTAGCAAGTTAGAAGTACCAAGCACACAGTCACTCACACAAGGAATATTCATTTTATGAGAAATACACGCCGCAGAGGGACATTGCTGAGGGCCCACCTAAATAGCTTCCTGAAGAAAAGAGTCTCCAAGAGAACAGTGCAGGGGATGATTGCCAGCTTTGTCATCTGAGAGTGAAAAGCCAAAAGAGACTCGCCATCTTAGTAGTAGAATGAAGGCTTAAGGCTAGAGGAAAATCACTACAGTTAAACAGAGGTAAATCTTCAGAGAGACCACTTCAAGTAAGGAATCATTTTCATAAACATGCATTCGGTGAGCCCTAGTAAAGTGTACTAtgtgaaaatacacaaaaatgtgaGATATTTACTCGATCTTCATCTACATATTATTCGGCAAATGCCAGTGTTCAGACAGAAAAAGCTCGGTCCCTAGAAAGATGGATAACATGGACCTTCTTCAGAACTTTTCAAGTAGCAAAGGGGCTAAAGGATTACCTGGTAGAAACCCACAGAATTGAAACCCAAACTGAGATTTAATAGTCCAATCGATATCCCATTCAGTATTCCAAATCCCATGACAGCTCTTGCATCAAAAGGCTTGTGttcaaacaatttcatccataatGCCACATGAAGTGAGCAGAACGTGACCAACAGATGCCAGCTTGTCAAAGTTGTGGCTGCAAAGGCATGATTAGGATAGTGAATCAAGAAGCTCCGAAAAGCCTCAAGAACTACTTTCTTGTTACACCCACAATATGGGagtaaattcaagaaaaagagATACGGATTTGAATTACTAATATATCTATGAAAATGGTGAGGGAAGTACTGCAAATGTGACCAAACAAGCAGTTATCCATCCAAGAATCGAGACCATGTCAGAAGTTAGAAAAACCGAAATTTAAAAAGATGAGACGGTAGCATCCTTTTAACACAAAGATGATCGAAAAGCATGCTGCAATTGACAAGCATTGTAATTTATGTACAGTAAATACAGAAATGATGAAGATAGATATCCCAATTAGTTTCAATGGATAAAAATCAGAAAGCCAAGCGCTCACATCCAACGCCATGTCGTTCTCCAAGTGAATTCTACTTGGTGGAATCATACGATATATAGGATGCAATGATCCGTACTCACCAAACGTGAAACCAAGCGTGCTAATGAGGGCCTTGTTGCAAATCACGATGGACACGGAAGATACCACAGACAAACTTAAAGCTCCAATAGTGCCCAGCTGGAACCCCTTGTTCTCACTCATCTTCAGCGTAGGTCTACTAAGCCCCTCCGCGACCTAGATCGATCTACATCATCACAAACTACCATAAGTGGACGGAGATAACGTCGAATGCAGGCATTGATgccaggagagagagagagagagagagagattcgccTACCTGTTTTCTTGAAGGTGGGATAACCAGAATTTTGGGGGAAAGAAGAGCAGTTCAACTGTCAACCACAACAACATTGAGACAGAGTTAATCCGAGGTGACGCAATTGGGGAAGACAATTCAGCATTCAAGAACCCTAGATCTGCAGCCGCAAGAGGACAATAACAACAAAGGAACATACAAGtcaagaagagagagggggggggaagGGGGTCACCGGTGGGAGAATCGCATTGATTGAGGAAGGAGGAGTGGTGGGTGAAGGAGGGGGAGATCGAGAGAAATCATGGGCTCAGGTTCTGTTGACCATCGAAATCAGCAAAACCCGGGGAGGAGAACGAAGAAGGCAACCCCGGAGCGAACAGGgagggaaggaaggaagaagaggagaaattACCAAATTCAACGAGGAGAGGACGACTGAGATGAGATTGAGGATGGGAATGAATTGATTAGTACTAGTAATAGTAGTAGTGATGATGTCTTACCAAATTGCAAATAATAAGAATTATTAGTCGGCAGCAGATGcagatcctcctcctcctcctgtgaTTCAATTTGACGAAGCATCGACGAGTCCCACCggctccgagagagagagagatcccacGAGGCCCACCCCAAGCACCTCCCCACACCACCCCCAAACACCTCTCGTCCCTTTCACATGTGCCGTGCCTGCTGCGTTCCGACCTTATTTTGCGATTCCCCAACGTCAATACAATTTTACGACATCCCCTTCCCCTCCTCCTTTCGTTTGAAACATTAACATTTGGTGGTTACTCCTAACTCCTCCCGGGAAATGATTTGATCGCGAACGATTAATTAATCACGATGATATcaaagtggtggtggtggggttgACTATGCGATCAAAGGATATGATGCTGATGATGATAGGAGGTGTGTGAATTGCATTTTGCTAGATAGATCATAAGCATTCTAAGAAATTCCACTTATATTGACGTGATGTATTCAAATCTATTGATGCCCTTGCCATGCAGTTGCACCTTGCAAAAACAAGAGATATAATTTGCAATTATTATGCGATAGGGTACTCCTATTTTCCAGTTTAAATACGGATTtccactgacaaaaaaaaaagttgg
The genomic region above belongs to Rhodamnia argentea isolate NSW1041297 chromosome 6, ASM2092103v1, whole genome shotgun sequence and contains:
- the LOC115745965 gene encoding transcription repressor OFP2; the encoded protein is MGNYRFRLSDMMPNAWFYKLKDMSSRGRRCHSSLKKHRPNVAVAPSSSYSPRTSSSSAHKSRRKTIYRPSPTPVWTLPTHIPARSPYDDDDDIDASPEPDYLYRRLQHHRRPSHSSSESDSDGDALASFDCKLTSSTTDIIIDINQDQSTSTNTTPRPILPVPPILTKASFTRPRPRPRPRSRASSTSSSQEQTRKTSPARTRKPGIKVRGNSPRIQVAQAQARKSISSVKFSNKNLADSFAVVKSSVDPQKDFWESMVEMIVENDISASKDLEDLLACYLSLNPPYYHPHIVEAFERIWFHMSLT
- the LOC115745963 gene encoding UDP-xylose transporter 3, yielding MSENKGFQLGTIGALSLSVVSSVSIVICNKALISTLGFTFATTLTSWHLLVTFCSLHVALWMKLFEHKPFDARAVMGFGILNGISIGLLNLSLGFNSVGFYQMTKLAIIPCTVLLETLFFRKLFSRSIQFSLVILLIGVGIATVTDLQLNALGSILSLLAVLTTCVAQIMTNTIQKKFKVSSTQLLYQSCPYQAITLFVAGPFLDGMLTNKNVFAFKYTPQVLFFIVLSCLISVSVNFSTFLVIGKTSPVTYQVLGHLKTCLVLAFGYVLLHDPFSWRNILGILIAVVGMVLYSYYCTVETQQKANEASAQLTQPKESETDPLIGVENGSAILNDGVVTKGPVWNSNKDLHA